A part of Vulcanisaeta moutnovskia 768-28 genomic DNA contains:
- a CDS encoding translation elongation factor: MLRGSIVSILSTNDQEAFEIASMLGKRDRGEERVYYRKINDLVRSILIPSPDSILDEAIAVSISSSFYFKVSDAITWLDGERALLLEASGLPGIILTNDTNTFMKYFSELSISKLISEFREFDMDVSDRGLVYVDRAFNVKGVGVVVLGYALTQVSVHDKFIAYPMNVETEIKSIQVLDEDQDSVMPGTRVGLALRNTKLEDIDGVQALIRPGTKFINSINDFNRFKWSDDAREVHVIFNGIKVMGKVEGNSIVLTSELPMVSGRALIINVNAKPKKPRIMGYAIINA, encoded by the coding sequence GTGCTTCGAGGAAGCATAGTGAGTATATTATCAACGAATGACCAGGAGGCTTTTGAGATAGCCTCAATGCTTGGTAAGAGGGATAGGGGTGAGGAGAGGGTTTACTATAGGAAAATTAATGATCTCGTACGTAGTATCCTAATCCCGAGTCCAGATAGTATACTTGATGAAGCAATTGCAGTCTCTATATCAAGCTCCTTTTACTTCAAAGTGAGCGATGCAATAACTTGGCTTGATGGTGAGAGAGCATTATTGCTTGAAGCGTCAGGCTTGCCAGGTATTATTCTTACGAATGATACTAACACCTTCATGAAGTATTTCAGTGAGCTGAGTATTTCGAAGTTAATATCTGAGTTTAGGGAGTTTGACATGGATGTTAGTGATAGGGGCCTTGTATATGTCGATAGGGCATTTAATGTTAAGGGTGTCGGTGTTGTAGTGCTTGGCTACGCATTGACCCAGGTATCAGTACATGATAAGTTCATTGCATACCCAATGAACGTGGAGACTGAGATCAAGAGCATCCAGGTGCTTGATGAAGACCAGGACTCCGTAATGCCAGGTACACGTGTCGGTTTGGCATTGAGGAATACTAAGCTTGAGGATATTGATGGAGTACAGGCGCTCATTAGGCCGGGTACGAAATTCATAAACTCCATTAATGACTTCAACAGGTTTAAGTGGAGCGATGATGCTAGGGAGGTCCACGTGATTTTTAATGGTATTAAGGTTATGGGTAAGGTTGAGGGTAATAGCATTGTATTAACCAGTGAGTTACCCATGGTTAGTGGCAGGGCATTAATAATAAACGTGAATGCTAAACCTAAAAAGCCAAGAATAATGGGTTACGCCATAATCAACGCTTAA
- a CDS encoding aldehyde ferredoxin oxidoreductase family protein, with protein MVIKGVNGIIGFVNLSTGEVRKIQVPDDVYRDFLGGYGLGTWFLYTHMKPRVDPLGPDNILGIISGLLNASGIPMTGRSMAVGKSPLTGGWGDSNAGGRFGPKLLEAGLDAVFVTGTSEKPVYILIENGNIHIENATDLWGKTTRETEDELRRRYRGAQVVSIGPPGERLQLIAAIINEYGRAYGRSGLAAVMGSKKLKAIVAVGDKKPVIHDRDLLRQKIKELLDVLRTTRAKAYEIWHKYGTISTLDTSVLSGDTPIKNWAGIGVRDYGTKNLERFGTNTVIQDNVKPYGCASCPVSCGAWIRRSTRYGLVEGHRLEYETASLFGPALLNADQDSVVYVGELCNMYGLDTISTANVVGFTFELYEKGILTEKDVGFPLRWGDPDSVVKLVELIAKAEGIGKILGQGVKRAAEIIGKGAEQYAMHVGGQELPSHHPQFLPGLAITYTADPTPARHTAGGVHWWGEGGKRLWAPFDIGMDLGASPKYDYSDKGRKAAIIAMSTQVENSLGFCQFASQVIYRTLPYIDLIYAVTGMRYTPQELLKVGHRIHTLRQLFNVREGVNPKKDFKLPKRVLEPFPEGPLAGVKLTEEDVERMREQYWETLGWDPSTGYPRRKTVEELGLAGIAGDIISILPP; from the coding sequence GTGGTCATAAAGGGTGTTAATGGGATTATAGGCTTTGTTAATCTCTCAACAGGAGAGGTTAGGAAGATTCAGGTACCTGATGATGTGTATAGGGATTTCCTTGGTGGTTATGGGCTTGGTACCTGGTTCCTATACACCCACATGAAGCCTAGGGTAGACCCACTAGGTCCTGACAACATACTGGGCATAATATCTGGCCTACTAAATGCGAGTGGTATTCCAATGACCGGTAGGTCTATGGCAGTTGGTAAGTCACCATTAACGGGTGGTTGGGGTGATTCTAACGCCGGTGGTAGGTTCGGCCCTAAGTTATTGGAGGCGGGTTTAGACGCTGTATTCGTTACTGGCACCTCTGAGAAACCCGTCTACATATTAATTGAGAATGGCAATATACACATTGAGAATGCAACAGACCTTTGGGGTAAGACGACCAGGGAGACCGAGGATGAATTAAGGCGTAGATACAGGGGTGCTCAAGTGGTTAGTATTGGACCACCTGGTGAGAGACTTCAGTTAATTGCGGCTATTATTAATGAGTATGGTAGGGCCTATGGCAGGTCTGGACTCGCTGCTGTAATGGGTAGTAAGAAGTTGAAGGCTATAGTTGCTGTTGGTGATAAGAAACCCGTGATACATGATAGAGATTTACTTAGGCAGAAGATCAAGGAGTTGCTTGATGTGTTGAGGACGACTAGGGCCAAGGCCTACGAGATTTGGCATAAGTATGGAACAATATCCACATTGGACACGAGTGTGTTGTCCGGCGATACACCAATTAAGAATTGGGCTGGTATTGGTGTTAGGGATTACGGGACAAAGAACCTTGAGAGGTTTGGGACGAACACGGTGATTCAGGATAATGTTAAACCCTATGGCTGCGCAAGCTGCCCAGTATCCTGTGGTGCATGGATAAGGAGAAGCACTAGGTATGGCTTGGTTGAGGGACACAGACTTGAGTACGAGACAGCCTCGCTCTTTGGACCAGCCCTATTAAATGCTGACCAGGACTCAGTGGTTTATGTCGGTGAACTCTGCAACATGTATGGATTAGACACAATATCGACGGCAAATGTTGTGGGTTTCACCTTCGAACTATACGAGAAGGGAATACTCACCGAGAAGGATGTTGGCTTTCCACTAAGGTGGGGTGATCCTGACTCAGTGGTTAAGCTCGTGGAATTAATAGCCAAGGCTGAGGGAATCGGTAAGATACTTGGCCAAGGTGTTAAGAGGGCTGCTGAGATAATTGGTAAGGGCGCCGAGCAGTATGCAATGCATGTTGGAGGTCAGGAATTACCATCACATCACCCACAGTTCTTACCTGGACTGGCCATCACATACACCGCAGATCCAACGCCAGCTAGGCACACGGCTGGTGGTGTTCATTGGTGGGGTGAGGGCGGCAAGAGGCTTTGGGCGCCATTCGACATTGGCATGGACCTAGGCGCATCACCTAAGTATGACTATAGTGATAAGGGTCGTAAGGCAGCCATAATAGCCATGTCCACACAGGTCGAGAACTCATTAGGCTTCTGTCAATTCGCATCTCAAGTAATCTATAGGACCCTGCCATACATAGACCTGATATATGCCGTAACCGGCATGAGGTACACACCGCAGGAGCTTCTTAAGGTCGGCCATAGAATACACACACTTAGGCAATTATTCAATGTTAGGGAAGGAGTAAATCCAAAGAAGGACTTTAAGTTACCCAAGAGGGTTCTCGAACCATTCCCGGAGGGACCGCTGGCTGGTGTTAAGTTGACTGAGGAGGATGTGGAGAGGATGAGAGAGCAGTACTGGGAGACACTCGGTTGGGATCCAAGCACTGGCTACCCGAGGAGAAAGACTGTTGAGGAGCTTGGGCTTGCTGGGATAGCTGGCGACATCATTAGTATTCTACCTCCATGA